From a region of the Mycobacteroides saopaulense genome:
- a CDS encoding sulfate/molybdate ABC transporter ATP-binding protein, whose product MSELRFDAGHSGRDVRAAFTVAAGETVAIVGPNGAGKSTLLALIAGLLRPDTGQITLGEHVLTDCATGIFVPTHRRRTALLLQEALLFPHLTVAGNVEFGMRGKRHGETPAARDRWLQSVGASDLAGRRPGELSGGQAQRVAIARALATEPDLVLLDEPLAGLDADSAPAVRALLARALGRNGQCALMVTHDIMDAVAIADRVMVLEAGRVVELGDTATVLARPTSQFGARFAGVNLVQGVVGPDGALHIDDLVIHGVWSGAERPEPGRQAVAVFGPRAVGVHLSPPGGSPRNVIAVSVTALTAHGDSVVVTATAGTTIFTAHITAAAAAELRLAPDAPAYFAVKAHEVVIQAAQ is encoded by the coding sequence ATGAGCGAACTGCGATTCGACGCAGGGCATTCCGGGCGCGACGTGCGGGCCGCGTTCACGGTCGCGGCGGGGGAGACCGTGGCCATCGTCGGACCCAACGGGGCTGGTAAATCGACGTTGCTGGCACTCATCGCTGGTCTGTTACGACCCGACACCGGACAGATCACGCTGGGCGAGCATGTGCTGACGGACTGTGCCACGGGCATTTTCGTCCCCACACACCGGCGCCGGACGGCGCTTCTGCTTCAAGAAGCCTTGTTGTTCCCACACCTGACGGTGGCCGGCAACGTCGAGTTCGGAATGCGCGGTAAACGGCACGGCGAAACCCCCGCCGCGCGCGACCGCTGGCTGCAATCGGTGGGGGCGAGTGATCTCGCCGGACGCCGGCCGGGCGAACTGTCCGGTGGGCAGGCGCAGCGGGTGGCCATCGCGCGGGCGCTGGCCACCGAGCCCGATCTGGTGCTCCTCGACGAACCGCTGGCCGGTCTGGACGCCGACAGCGCCCCTGCCGTCCGGGCACTGCTGGCAAGGGCGCTGGGACGCAACGGCCAATGCGCGCTGATGGTGACCCACGACATCATGGATGCGGTCGCCATCGCCGATCGGGTGATGGTGCTCGAGGCCGGACGAGTTGTCGAGCTGGGGGACACCGCCACCGTGTTGGCCCGCCCGACCAGCCAGTTCGGTGCACGCTTCGCCGGGGTGAACCTTGTCCAGGGCGTCGTGGGTCCCGACGGCGCGCTCCACATCGACGATCTGGTCATTCACGGGGTGTGGTCCGGTGCCGAACGCCCCGAGCCAGGCCGACAGGCCGTCGCGGTGTTCGGACCGCGCGCCGTCGGCGTACATCTATCCCCACCCGGGGGTAGCCCACGCAATGTCATCGCGGTATCCGTCACGGCCCTTACCGCACATGGAGACAGCGTGGTTGTAACGGCAACCGCTGGGACCACGATATTCACCGCACATATCACCGCGGCCGCCGCGGCAGAACTCAGGCTGGCACCCGATGCGCCGGCATACTTTGCCGTGAAGGCCCACGAGGTCGTCATTCAGGCGGCGCAGTAG
- a CDS encoding ABC transporter permease: MTPAPGLPRWVYVPASIATVLIVLPLLALVVKADWAQFPALITSPASQAALLLSIRTCLASTALCLVLGVPLAVVLARGPRWTTRLLRPIILLPLVLPPVVGGIALLYAFGKLGLLGHYLDAAGIHIAFSTSAVVLAQTFVSLPFLVISLQGALASTGQRYDDVAASLGAPPTTVLRRVSLPLVMPALVSGTVLVFARALGEFGATLTFAGSRQGVTRTLPLEIYLQRESDAQSAVALSLLLVSVAAVVLAVVGAQTWRPGGWR, from the coding sequence GTGACGCCCGCACCCGGTCTGCCGCGCTGGGTGTACGTGCCGGCATCCATCGCGACGGTGCTGATCGTGCTGCCGCTACTGGCGTTGGTGGTGAAGGCGGACTGGGCCCAGTTCCCGGCACTGATCACCAGCCCGGCATCCCAGGCCGCCCTTCTGCTCAGCATCAGGACGTGTTTGGCGAGCACGGCGCTGTGCCTGGTGTTGGGGGTGCCGCTGGCCGTCGTGCTGGCTCGTGGGCCCCGCTGGACGACTCGGCTGCTGCGCCCGATAATCCTGTTGCCGCTGGTACTGCCGCCCGTCGTCGGTGGCATCGCCCTGCTGTACGCCTTCGGCAAGCTGGGACTTCTGGGCCATTACCTGGACGCCGCCGGAATCCACATCGCGTTCTCGACCTCCGCGGTGGTGCTGGCGCAGACCTTTGTGTCACTGCCGTTCCTGGTCATCAGCCTGCAGGGCGCACTGGCCTCGACGGGACAGCGTTACGACGACGTGGCGGCCAGCCTTGGAGCGCCGCCCACCACCGTGCTACGCCGGGTATCGCTCCCGTTGGTGATGCCGGCGCTGGTGTCGGGAACGGTCCTTGTTTTCGCGCGCGCCCTGGGCGAATTCGGTGCCACGTTGACGTTCGCGGGATCGCGACAGGGTGTCACGCGCACGCTGCCGCTGGAGATCTACCTACAGCGCGAATCCGATGCACAGTCCGCGGTAGCCCTGTCACTGCTCCTGGTATCAGTGGCGGCCGTCGTACTCGCCGTGGTCGGTGCGCAGACCTGGCGCCCCGGCGGGTGGCGCTGA
- the modA gene encoding molybdate ABC transporter substrate-binding protein has translation MTGRRILGPLKLLSAVLLAGSLAMSGCGSRTASQDSTAAPSPGSDSAAVRLHVLAAASLRKAFTEIGKSFESTHAGTTVEFTFAGSSDLVTQLTQGAQGDVLATADSANMDKAWKAHSVINPVDFAANTLTIVVAPGNPKGIAAFGDLGRPGLDLVVCAPQVPCGAATATASKETGVPLNPVSEESSVTDVLNKVIAGQADAGLVYVTDAKAAGDKVTAVAFPEAQSIVNTYPIAVTANSRSPERANQFVETVTGDAGHKILAAAGFSAP, from the coding sequence ATGACCGGTAGACGGATCCTGGGTCCACTGAAACTCCTCTCCGCGGTTCTCCTCGCAGGTTCGCTGGCCATGTCGGGTTGCGGCTCACGGACGGCGTCTCAGGACAGCACAGCGGCCCCGTCGCCGGGTTCGGACTCGGCCGCCGTTCGGCTGCACGTGCTGGCCGCCGCATCGCTGCGCAAGGCCTTCACCGAAATCGGGAAGTCTTTTGAATCGACCCACGCGGGGACAACGGTCGAGTTCACCTTCGCCGGGTCCTCGGATCTGGTCACGCAGCTCACGCAGGGAGCTCAGGGCGACGTGTTGGCCACCGCCGATTCGGCCAACATGGATAAGGCATGGAAGGCGCATTCGGTCATCAATCCCGTCGACTTCGCCGCCAACACGCTGACCATCGTCGTCGCTCCGGGCAATCCCAAGGGCATCGCCGCGTTCGGCGACCTGGGCCGGCCGGGGCTTGACCTGGTGGTGTGCGCCCCGCAGGTTCCGTGCGGAGCGGCCACCGCCACCGCATCCAAAGAGACTGGTGTGCCGTTGAATCCGGTCAGCGAGGAGTCCTCGGTGACCGATGTGCTGAACAAGGTGATCGCGGGTCAGGCCGACGCCGGTCTGGTGTACGTCACCGATGCCAAGGCGGCGGGCGACAAGGTCACCGCCGTCGCCTTCCCCGAGGCACAGTCGATCGTCAACACTTATCCGATTGCGGTGACCGCGAACTCACGCAGTCCGGAACGCGCGAACCAGTTCGTCGAAACCGTCACCGGGGACGCCGGGCACAAGATTCTGGCCGCTGCGGGGTTCTCCGCGCCGTGA
- a CDS encoding SDR family oxidoreductase — translation MDVLVTGAVNEVGRAVAAEFRNAGHRVVITGPNADELEIAAKELEVDAIVCDNADPDSLEENVELFPQHLDAIVNIPNPVWSEPGPHLGTLTDTGEAWLSRYESSVLTAVLTVQSIGDHLRSGAAIVNLCTLGTRDRSGATTAAKAALSAWTAEQAERMGTRGITINTIAPGQSAEANYDGLDSADGAHELVAAEIARLALFLTSPQARHITGQTLHVSRGVPAGVS, via the coding sequence ATGGACGTACTGGTAACCGGAGCGGTTAACGAGGTCGGCCGGGCGGTCGCTGCGGAGTTCCGTAACGCCGGCCATCGAGTCGTCATCACCGGCCCCAACGCCGACGAGTTGGAAATCGCGGCCAAGGAGCTCGAGGTCGACGCCATCGTGTGCGACAACGCCGACCCCGACAGCCTGGAAGAGAACGTCGAGCTGTTCCCCCAGCATCTCGACGCCATCGTGAACATCCCCAATCCCGTCTGGAGCGAACCCGGGCCGCATCTGGGAACCCTCACCGATACCGGCGAAGCCTGGCTGTCCCGGTACGAATCGAGCGTGCTGACGGCGGTGCTGACCGTGCAGTCCATCGGTGATCACCTGCGTTCCGGCGCGGCGATTGTCAACCTGTGCACGCTCGGGACCCGCGACCGGTCGGGTGCGACCACGGCCGCCAAGGCCGCCCTGTCGGCATGGACCGCCGAGCAGGCCGAGCGGATGGGTACCCGCGGGATCACCATCAACACCATCGCGCCCGGACAGTCGGCCGAGGCCAACTACGACGGCCTCGACAGCGCCGATGGCGCACATGAACTGGTGGCCGCAGAGATCGCCCGGCTGGCATTGTTCCTCACCAGCCCACAGGCGCGTCACATCACCGGTCAGACGTTGCACGTCAGCCGCGGCGTCCCCGCCGGCGTTAGCTGA
- a CDS encoding LLM class F420-dependent oxidoreductase, giving the protein MTIRLGYQIPNFSYGTGVADLFPTVVRQAREAEASGFDTVFVMDHFYQLPMIGTPDQPMLEAYTALGALASATETIQLSTLVTGNTYRNPALLAKTITTLDVVSGGRAILGIGAGWFELEHQQLGFEFGTFTDRFERLTEALEIIPPMLRGERPTFEGKYYRTESALNEPRIRPNIPIMIGGSGEKKTFGLAVKYADHLNLLSSLDEIPHKLAVLRQRCEEAGRDPSTLETSAFFSVFIDDDSATAWKLAGEQLRKNGIDLETLPEEARAQVLGRTLVGSPEEIAEQVQTRVLDQGIDSVTLNATANGHVPGVVELIGNTLRPLFKD; this is encoded by the coding sequence GTGACCATTCGGCTCGGATACCAGATCCCCAACTTCTCCTACGGCACCGGCGTCGCCGACCTCTTCCCCACCGTCGTCAGACAGGCGCGTGAGGCGGAGGCATCGGGATTCGACACGGTCTTCGTAATGGATCACTTCTATCAGCTGCCCATGATCGGCACCCCGGATCAGCCCATGCTGGAGGCATACACCGCCCTGGGTGCGCTGGCGAGTGCGACCGAAACCATCCAGCTCTCGACGCTGGTGACCGGCAACACGTACCGCAATCCGGCTCTGCTGGCCAAGACCATCACCACCCTCGACGTGGTCAGCGGCGGGCGCGCGATCCTGGGTATCGGCGCGGGATGGTTCGAACTGGAACATCAGCAGCTGGGGTTCGAATTCGGTACCTTCACCGACCGTTTCGAGCGGCTGACCGAGGCGCTGGAGATCATTCCGCCGATGCTCCGCGGCGAGCGCCCCACCTTCGAGGGCAAGTACTACCGCACGGAATCGGCGCTGAACGAGCCCCGCATCCGGCCGAACATTCCGATCATGATCGGCGGCAGCGGCGAGAAGAAGACCTTCGGTCTGGCGGTGAAGTACGCCGATCATCTGAACCTGCTCAGTTCGCTGGACGAGATTCCGCACAAGCTGGCCGTGTTGCGGCAGCGCTGTGAGGAGGCCGGCCGGGATCCGTCGACCCTGGAAACCTCGGCGTTCTTCTCGGTGTTCATCGACGATGACTCGGCGACGGCCTGGAAGCTGGCCGGAGAGCAGCTGCGTAAGAACGGTATCGACCTCGAGACGTTGCCCGAGGAAGCCCGGGCCCAGGTCCTGGGACGCACCCTGGTGGGCAGCCCCGAGGAAATCGCCGAGCAGGTGCAAACCCGTGTGCTCGATCAGGGCATCGACTCCGTCACGCTCAACGCGACGGCCAACGGGCACGTCCCCGGCGTCGTGGAACTGATCGGCAACACTCTTCGCCCGCTGTTCAAGGACTAG
- a CDS encoding TIGR03086 family metal-binding protein, which translates to MDALFSLQPAASAVEALLAGVSDDALDDPTPCADLTVRALLNHLLGLSTAFRYVTAPEEAAALGIDLSGPSFTEDLDPQWRTVLPQRLADLVETWKQPGVWQGESTIAGTVMPNDQVAMVALDELVLHGWDLAAATGQPFDLPEGTDPGLYGFISALASDSGIPGLFGPQLAVPAGAPQFDHMLAMSGRDPGWRPETM; encoded by the coding sequence ATGGACGCACTGTTCAGCCTGCAGCCCGCCGCCTCGGCGGTGGAGGCGCTTCTTGCCGGCGTATCCGACGATGCGTTGGACGACCCGACTCCCTGTGCCGACCTCACGGTACGTGCGCTGTTGAACCACCTACTGGGCCTGTCGACGGCCTTCCGGTACGTCACCGCGCCCGAGGAGGCCGCGGCACTGGGCATCGACCTGTCGGGCCCGTCGTTCACCGAGGACCTCGACCCGCAGTGGCGGACCGTGTTACCGCAGCGGCTCGCCGATCTCGTCGAGACCTGGAAGCAACCAGGAGTCTGGCAGGGCGAGTCGACCATTGCCGGAACCGTCATGCCCAATGACCAGGTGGCGATGGTGGCTCTGGACGAACTGGTGCTGCACGGCTGGGATTTGGCGGCAGCGACCGGTCAGCCGTTCGACCTGCCCGAGGGCACCGATCCGGGTCTGTACGGGTTCATCAGCGCGCTCGCCTCGGATAGCGGGATACCCGGCCTGTTCGGCCCGCAGCTGGCGGTCCCGGCGGGCGCGCCGCAGTTCGACCACATGCTCGCGATGTCGGGACGTGATCCAGGCTGGCGACCAGAGACCATGTGA
- a CDS encoding NAD(P)/FAD-dependent oxidoreductase — protein sequence MSTTPDAAGLAAPNVAAPAAPVPGAANPKPKIKDALTPKHRVVIIGSGFGGLTAAKTLKRANVDVTLIARTTHHLFQPLLYQVATGIISEGEIAPPTRQILKDQDNAQVVLGDVTSIDLGNQVVHSSLLGHDYSTPYDSLIVAAGAGQSYFGNDHFAEWAPGMKTIDDALELRGRILGAFEQAERSSDPVRRRKLMTFTVVGAGPTGVEMAGQIAELANETLKGTFRHIDPTDARVILLDAAPAVLPPFGPKLGDKARKRLEKLGVEIQLGAMVTDVDRNGLTVKHSDGTVERIESWCKVWSAGVSASPLGKNLAEQSGVELDRAGRVKVGPDLSIPGHPNVFVVGDMMAVDGVPGVAQGAIQGGRYAAKQIKAELKGRSAEERAPFKYFDKGSMATVSRYNAVVKIGKLEFSGFIAWLSWLALHLVYLVGFKNRLVTLILWSIAFMTRSRGQMAITEQQAWARTRLDQLEELVAEKNGDDEKAQQPQEEKAAS from the coding sequence ATGAGCACGACACCAGACGCCGCCGGCCTTGCGGCGCCTAATGTCGCCGCCCCCGCGGCTCCGGTGCCCGGAGCCGCCAATCCGAAGCCCAAGATCAAGGACGCGCTGACACCCAAACACCGGGTTGTCATCATCGGTTCGGGATTCGGTGGTCTCACCGCTGCCAAGACACTCAAACGTGCGAACGTCGATGTCACGCTGATCGCGCGCACCACCCATCACCTGTTCCAGCCGCTGCTGTACCAAGTGGCCACCGGGATCATCTCGGAGGGCGAGATCGCTCCCCCGACCCGGCAGATCCTGAAGGATCAGGACAACGCCCAGGTGGTCCTCGGCGATGTGACGAGCATCGACCTGGGGAACCAGGTGGTGCACTCCTCGCTTCTGGGACACGACTACTCGACGCCTTACGACAGCCTGATCGTCGCGGCGGGCGCCGGCCAGTCCTACTTCGGCAATGACCATTTCGCCGAATGGGCCCCTGGGATGAAGACCATCGACGACGCTCTGGAACTGCGCGGACGCATTCTCGGCGCATTCGAGCAGGCCGAACGGTCCAGCGATCCGGTGCGGCGTCGCAAACTCATGACCTTCACGGTGGTCGGTGCCGGCCCCACCGGCGTCGAGATGGCCGGGCAGATCGCCGAGTTGGCCAATGAGACCCTCAAGGGCACCTTCCGGCATATCGATCCCACCGATGCCAGGGTCATCCTGCTGGACGCCGCGCCCGCCGTGCTGCCGCCCTTCGGCCCCAAGCTCGGCGACAAGGCCCGCAAGCGCCTGGAGAAGCTGGGCGTTGAGATCCAATTGGGTGCCATGGTCACCGATGTGGACCGGAACGGCCTCACCGTCAAGCACTCCGATGGCACCGTGGAGCGCATCGAATCGTGGTGCAAGGTGTGGTCGGCAGGTGTTTCCGCGAGCCCCCTCGGCAAGAACCTGGCCGAGCAGTCGGGCGTCGAGCTGGATCGCGCCGGGCGTGTCAAGGTGGGGCCGGACCTGTCAATTCCCGGTCACCCCAACGTGTTTGTGGTCGGCGACATGATGGCCGTCGATGGTGTGCCCGGTGTGGCCCAGGGGGCAATCCAGGGCGGGCGATACGCAGCCAAGCAGATCAAGGCGGAGCTGAAGGGCCGCAGCGCCGAGGAGCGTGCTCCCTTCAAGTACTTCGACAAGGGCTCGATGGCCACCGTCTCGCGGTACAACGCCGTCGTCAAGATCGGCAAGCTGGAGTTCAGCGGATTCATCGCCTGGCTGAGCTGGCTGGCGCTGCACTTGGTCTACCTGGTTGGGTTCAAGAATCGCCTGGTGACCCTGATCCTGTGGTCGATCGCCTTCATGACGCGCTCGCGCGGGCAGATGGCGATCACCGAGCAGCAGGCGTGGGCGCGAACTCGTTTGGACCAGCTCGAAGAGCTGGTCGCCGAGAAGAACGGCGACGACGAGAAGGCCCAACAGCCGCAGGAAGAAAAAGCCGCAAGCTAG
- a CDS encoding urease accessory protein UreD — protein sequence MRTEVQIVAHKGQLPRLRCTGSLQGRLTDSDTVHLVGVAASPLGGDKIFVRIEVGEGALLRVRSVAAAVALPGRDSLRSSTAWDCSVAGELDLDPAPTIVAANASHHSDVTVRGSAGARLRLRERVQIGRAGESSGFWSGQLDVDVDDSPLLRHRVELGAGSVTDDVLGCPLALVNELRYPATNLDTPVPADATVLRLAGDASLLTWQGQRLPSE from the coding sequence ATGCGCACTGAGGTCCAGATCGTCGCGCACAAGGGCCAACTGCCGCGGTTGCGCTGCACGGGCAGCCTGCAAGGCCGGCTCACCGACAGCGACACCGTACATCTCGTCGGCGTGGCCGCCAGTCCACTGGGCGGCGACAAGATCTTCGTACGCATCGAAGTCGGTGAGGGTGCGCTGCTGCGGGTGCGATCCGTGGCAGCGGCGGTGGCGCTGCCCGGCCGCGACAGCCTTCGGTCCTCGACCGCGTGGGACTGCTCGGTGGCCGGCGAGCTCGATCTGGACCCGGCGCCAACCATCGTGGCGGCCAACGCCTCTCACCATTCAGACGTCACCGTTCGCGGATCGGCGGGTGCCAGACTGCGTCTACGGGAGCGCGTACAGATCGGCCGCGCAGGGGAGTCTTCAGGTTTCTGGAGCGGCCAACTGGACGTCGATGTCGACGACAGCCCGCTACTGCGACATCGCGTCGAGCTCGGCGCGGGATCGGTGACCGACGACGTATTGGGCTGCCCGCTGGCATTGGTCAACGAGCTGCGCTACCCGGCAACCAATCTCGACACACCTGTCCCCGCCGACGCCACCGTGCTGCGCCTGGCCGGCGACGCTTCCCTGCTCACCTGGCAGGGGCAGCGCCTTCCGTCCGAGTGA
- the ureG gene encoding urease accessory protein UreG: MPPHLLDGQPHQHIDRPRRVRQPGDPLRIGIGGPVGSGKTALVAALCRTLRDEISVAVLTNDIYTTEDADFLRRHAVLPDERITAVQTGGCPHTAIRDDITANLDAIEDLIATNEPLDLILVESGGDNLTATFSSGLIDVQIFVVDVAGGDKVPRKGGPGVTFSDLLVINKTDLAPMVGADLGVMARDAAAVRDGRPTAMISLTEDPTASEVLAWVRSHLEGPHTHAPDSDAH; this comes from the coding sequence ATGCCACCGCACCTCCTCGACGGCCAGCCCCACCAACACATCGACCGGCCCCGTCGCGTTCGTCAGCCGGGGGACCCGCTGCGCATCGGGATCGGCGGCCCGGTGGGGTCGGGCAAGACGGCACTGGTCGCCGCGCTGTGCCGCACGCTGCGCGACGAGATCTCGGTGGCGGTCCTGACCAACGACATCTACACCACCGAGGATGCCGACTTTCTACGCCGCCACGCGGTGCTTCCCGATGAACGCATCACCGCAGTTCAGACCGGCGGTTGTCCACACACCGCGATCCGCGATGACATCACCGCGAACCTCGACGCCATCGAAGATCTCATCGCCACCAACGAACCGCTCGACCTCATCCTCGTCGAATCGGGCGGCGACAACCTCACCGCCACGTTCTCCTCGGGCCTGATCGACGTGCAGATCTTCGTCGTCGACGTCGCAGGCGGTGACAAGGTACCGCGCAAGGGTGGCCCCGGCGTCACCTTCTCGGATCTGTTGGTGATCAACAAGACCGATCTGGCGCCGATGGTGGGCGCTGACTTGGGCGTGATGGCCCGCGATGCGGCTGCTGTGCGCGATGGTCGTCCGACCGCGATGATCTCCCTGACCGAAGACCCCACGGCCTCCGAGGTATTGGCCTGGGTCCGAAGCCATCTCGAGGGACCGCACACCCACGCACCAGATTCCGATGCGCACTGA
- a CDS encoding urease accessory protein UreF, with protein MEATDASTTTALLLSLADSRLPTGSHVHSGGVEEAIAQGLVRDCATLNAYLRRRIRTHGLVAASIAAAITTGRLDPVRADAETDARTPSQAARDASRAQGRGLKRLAASAWPHIDWSPCGRQPHLPIVYGIIGAATGLAGRDIALVVVYTTLTGSATAGQRLLALDPAEVAVGTLALTSLCEQTASLAAAELASLSDPLLDVLAEQHLRRERPLFVS; from the coding sequence ATGGAAGCCACCGACGCATCCACGACAACGGCGTTGCTGCTGTCGCTGGCGGACTCCCGGTTGCCCACCGGTTCGCATGTGCATTCCGGTGGGGTAGAGGAGGCCATCGCCCAGGGCCTCGTTCGCGACTGCGCCACTCTCAACGCATACCTGCGGCGGCGTATCCGGACCCACGGCCTGGTGGCGGCCTCGATCGCCGCTGCCATCACCACCGGCCGACTCGATCCGGTGCGTGCCGATGCCGAGACCGATGCGCGCACCCCGTCACAGGCGGCCCGAGACGCCTCGCGCGCCCAGGGCCGAGGGCTCAAGCGCCTGGCCGCCAGCGCCTGGCCCCACATCGACTGGAGCCCGTGCGGCAGGCAGCCGCATCTGCCCATTGTGTACGGCATCATCGGAGCGGCAACGGGTTTGGCGGGTCGTGATATCGCCCTCGTCGTCGTGTACACCACCCTCACCGGGTCCGCCACCGCGGGACAGCGGCTGTTGGCCCTGGATCCGGCGGAGGTGGCGGTGGGCACCCTGGCATTGACGAGCCTGTGTGAGCAGACCGCGTCGCTGGCCGCCGCCGAGCTGGCCAGCCTGTCAGACCCCCTACTCGACGTGCTCGCCGAACAACACCTCCGACGCGAACGACCGCTTTTTGTTTCGTAG
- a CDS encoding urease subunit alpha, producing MTRLTRAHYAKLYGPTTGDRIRLADTDLLIEITEDRCGGPGLAGEEAVFGGGKVLRESMGQSRVTRAEGAPDTVITGAVIIDYWGIIKADIGIRDGRIVGIGKAGNPDIMDGVHPQLVVGPSTEIIAGNDRIVTAGGIDCHVHFICPQLVDEAIGGGITTMIGGGTGPAEGSKATTVTPGAWHLGRMLQALDRWPVNVLLLGKGNTVNPESMWEQLRGGAAGFKLHEDWGTTPAVIDACLRVADEADVQVALHSDTLNETGFVEGTLDAIAGRAIHAYHTEGAGGGHAPDIITVASHPNVMPSSTNPTRPHTVNTLDEHLDMLMVCHHLNAAVPEDLAFAESRIRPSTIAAEDLLHDIGAISMIGSDSQAMGRIGEVVMRTWQTAHVMKKRRGALPGDPAGAHGNDNNRVRRYVAKYTICPAITHGIDHELGSVEVGKLADLVLWEPAFFGVRPHAVIKGGAIAWAAMGDANASIPTPQPVLPRPMFGAMPNVAPGLAVHFVSPTAIEDDLAARLALRRRLVPTRNVRHRGKADLPLNDAMPDIRVDPDTFTVRIDGEVWQEQPAAELPMAQRYFLF from the coding sequence ATGACCAGACTGACCCGAGCGCATTACGCCAAGCTCTACGGCCCCACGACCGGGGACCGCATCCGGCTGGCCGATACCGATCTGCTCATCGAGATCACCGAAGATCGATGCGGCGGTCCCGGCTTGGCCGGCGAGGAGGCGGTGTTCGGCGGCGGCAAGGTGCTGCGCGAATCGATGGGACAAAGTCGCGTAACCCGCGCCGAAGGTGCGCCGGACACCGTCATCACCGGCGCCGTCATCATCGACTACTGGGGAATCATCAAGGCCGACATCGGCATTCGCGATGGACGCATCGTCGGGATCGGCAAGGCCGGCAATCCGGACATCATGGACGGGGTCCATCCACAGCTGGTTGTGGGCCCGTCCACCGAGATCATCGCCGGCAATGACCGGATCGTCACGGCGGGCGGCATCGACTGCCACGTCCATTTCATCTGTCCGCAGTTGGTCGACGAAGCCATCGGCGGCGGAATCACCACCATGATCGGCGGCGGCACCGGCCCCGCCGAGGGCAGCAAGGCGACCACCGTCACTCCCGGAGCGTGGCATCTGGGCCGAATGCTGCAGGCGCTCGACAGGTGGCCGGTGAACGTGCTGCTGCTGGGTAAGGGCAACACCGTCAATCCCGAATCCATGTGGGAGCAATTGCGGGGCGGTGCTGCAGGTTTCAAACTGCACGAGGACTGGGGCACCACGCCCGCCGTGATCGACGCATGCCTTCGCGTGGCGGACGAGGCCGATGTCCAGGTCGCCCTGCACTCGGACACCCTCAACGAAACGGGCTTTGTCGAAGGCACCCTGGACGCGATCGCCGGACGCGCCATCCACGCCTATCACACCGAGGGCGCGGGCGGCGGACATGCGCCGGACATCATCACCGTCGCAAGCCATCCGAATGTGATGCCCAGCTCGACCAATCCGACGCGCCCGCACACCGTCAACACCCTGGACGAGCACCTCGACATGTTGATGGTCTGCCACCATCTCAATGCCGCCGTGCCCGAGGATCTCGCCTTCGCGGAGAGCAGGATTCGCCCTTCCACCATCGCCGCCGAGGATCTGCTGCACGACATCGGTGCCATCTCGATGATCGGCAGTGACAGCCAGGCCATGGGACGCATCGGCGAAGTGGTGATGCGCACCTGGCAGACCGCGCATGTCATGAAGAAACGCCGCGGTGCACTGCCGGGGGACCCCGCCGGTGCCCACGGCAACGACAACAATCGGGTGCGCCGGTACGTCGCCAAATACACCATCTGCCCGGCGATCACGCACGGTATCGACCACGAGCTGGGTTCGGTCGAGGTCGGCAAGTTGGCCGATCTGGTGCTGTGGGAGCCGGCGTTCTTCGGCGTGCGGCCGCATGCGGTCATCAAGGGTGGCGCCATCGCCTGGGCGGCCATGGGTGATGCCAACGCGTCCATCCCCACCCCGCAGCCGGTGCTCCCGCGACCCATGTTCGGTGCCATGCCCAATGTGGCCCCTGGGCTGGCCGTGCATTTCGTCTCGCCGACGGCCATCGAGGACGACCTGGCCGCCCGGCTCGCGCTCCGGCGCAGGCTGGTTCCCACCCGCAATGTTCGTCACCGCGGCAAGGCAGACCTGCCGTTGAACGACGCGATGCCGGATATCCGGGTCGACCCCGACACGTTCACCGTGCGCATCGACGGAGAGGTGTGGCAGGAGCAGCCCGCCGCCGAACTGCCTATGGCGCAAAGGTATTTCCTGTTCTGA
- a CDS encoding urease subunit beta, with product MIPGEYLFAPDDIELNAGATVIELHVVNTGDRPVQVGSHVHFPQSNPALDFDRAAAHGHRLHIPAGTAVRFEPGVAQRVQLVPLRGRREVHGLTLDAPGKLNGGDPA from the coding sequence ATGATTCCCGGCGAATACCTCTTCGCACCCGACGATATCGAGCTCAACGCGGGCGCCACCGTCATCGAACTCCACGTCGTCAACACCGGAGACCGGCCCGTGCAGGTGGGCAGCCACGTGCACTTCCCTCAATCCAACCCGGCGCTCGATTTCGACAGAGCCGCAGCCCACGGTCATCGCCTGCACATACCCGCGGGCACCGCGGTGCGTTTTGAACCCGGTGTGGCCCAGCGGGTTCAGCTGGTTCCGTTGCGTGGTCGCCGCGAAGTTCACGGACTGACACTCGATGCGCCGGGCAAGTTGAACGGCGGTGATCCGGCATGA